A single Marinilabiliales bacterium DNA region contains:
- a CDS encoding glycoside hydrolase family 3 protein, protein MQASVFRPTVLSVRTLLALAFTSSCTYDQLWEKHDRGEFVLVTNSGGTDIAYSPLSGVEIITDRGFAFKDLNGNGKLDRYEDWRLSPEERARDLASRLSIQEIAGLMLYSGHQSVPARSSRFAVNTYGGISFEESGADPWDLSDQQKHFLKYDNLRHILVTFVQSPETAARWNNRVQGFVEGLGHGIPANNSSDPRHGTVASAEFDAGAGGDISMWPGALGLAATFDPDIVYEFGRVASIEYRALGLATALSPMADLATDPRWSRVRGTFGEDPVLVTDMTRAYIDGFQSTITATGSGWGRESVNAMVKHWPGGGTGEGGRDAHYAFGKYAVYPGNNLEEQLKPFVEGAFRLEGGTKQASAVMPYYTISWQQDTVYGENTGNAFSRYIITDLLRERYGYGGVVCTDWGVTRTATAVDQFGSAGWGVEELSEAEKHYKAIMAGVDQFGGNNDAGPVIEAYFMGVARYGEDQMRRRFEKSAKRLLLNMFRTGLFENPYVDPDETRRTVGNPEFMKAGYDAQLKSVVMLKNSGGVLPAGKEATVYIPGRFIPSGMNWFGMTTPERHEYPVSLEIAGKYFRVTSDPYNADYAFVFIESPDRGRGYSRDDVSTGGNGYIPISLQYGPYTAIHAREESIAGGDPLENFTNRSYRGKTVTVRNTADLDLVRQTRHKMGDRPVIVVMNMSNPTVFSEIEPLADAIVVHFGVQDQVLMDILSGKSVPQGLLPLQMPANMRTVEEQFEDVPHDMEVYRDSEGNYYGFAFGMDWNGPIADERTLRYPLK, encoded by the coding sequence ATGCAGGCATCTGTATTCAGGCCAACAGTTTTATCAGTCCGGACTTTGCTGGCCCTGGCTTTTACATCCTCATGCACCTATGATCAATTGTGGGAAAAACACGACAGGGGCGAATTTGTGCTTGTTACAAACAGTGGCGGTACCGACATCGCTTATTCACCATTATCGGGGGTTGAAATTATAACCGACAGGGGGTTTGCCTTCAAGGACCTTAACGGTAACGGGAAGCTTGACCGGTATGAGGACTGGCGGCTTTCGCCGGAAGAGAGGGCCAGGGACCTTGCTTCCCGGCTGAGCATACAGGAGATAGCGGGACTGATGCTGTACAGCGGGCACCAGTCCGTTCCGGCACGCTCATCGAGGTTTGCAGTCAATACCTACGGGGGGATCAGTTTTGAGGAGAGCGGCGCCGACCCCTGGGATCTGTCCGATCAGCAGAAACATTTTCTCAAGTACGACAATCTCAGGCATATACTGGTGACCTTTGTGCAAAGTCCGGAGACTGCTGCCAGGTGGAACAACAGGGTGCAGGGATTCGTTGAAGGTTTAGGACACGGAATACCCGCCAACAACAGCTCCGATCCGCGGCACGGCACTGTTGCAAGCGCCGAATTTGATGCCGGTGCCGGTGGTGATATATCGATGTGGCCTGGTGCACTCGGACTTGCTGCAACCTTTGACCCTGACATTGTATATGAGTTCGGCAGGGTAGCTTCAATTGAATACCGGGCACTCGGACTTGCAACGGCACTTTCGCCGATGGCTGACCTGGCAACCGATCCGCGGTGGAGCCGTGTGAGAGGCACATTCGGTGAGGACCCTGTTCTTGTAACAGATATGACCAGGGCATATATAGACGGTTTCCAGTCCACCATAACAGCTACCGGCAGTGGCTGGGGAAGGGAAAGCGTGAATGCGATGGTGAAGCACTGGCCCGGCGGGGGCACCGGAGAGGGCGGAAGGGATGCCCATTATGCCTTCGGCAAGTATGCGGTCTATCCGGGCAACAATCTCGAAGAGCAGCTTAAGCCTTTTGTTGAGGGGGCTTTCAGGCTGGAGGGGGGTACCAAACAGGCATCTGCCGTAATGCCCTACTATACCATCTCATGGCAACAGGATACTGTCTATGGAGAGAATACAGGCAACGCTTTCAGCAGGTACATCATTACCGACCTGCTGAGGGAGAGGTACGGATACGGGGGGGTGGTCTGCACTGACTGGGGTGTTACGCGTACTGCCACGGCAGTTGACCAGTTCGGGAGTGCCGGCTGGGGAGTGGAGGAGCTGTCAGAAGCCGAAAAGCACTACAAAGCCATAATGGCCGGGGTAGACCAGTTCGGGGGCAACAACGATGCGGGTCCGGTGATAGAAGCCTATTTTATGGGTGTAGCCAGGTACGGCGAGGACCAGATGCGCCGCCGTTTTGAAAAATCTGCAAAAAGGCTGCTGCTTAACATGTTCCGCACAGGGCTTTTTGAGAACCCCTACGTTGACCCGGATGAGACAAGGCGGACTGTTGGTAATCCTGAATTTATGAAGGCAGGCTATGATGCACAGCTGAAATCGGTTGTAATGCTCAAGAATTCGGGTGGTGTACTGCCTGCCGGTAAAGAAGCCACTGTATACATACCCGGGCGTTTTATCCCCTCAGGGATGAACTGGTTTGGAATGACAACCCCTGAGCGTCATGAGTACCCGGTAAGCCTTGAGATTGCCGGGAAGTATTTCAGGGTCACTTCTGATCCTTATAATGCAGATTATGCATTCGTTTTTATTGAGAGCCCTGACCGGGGAAGAGGGTACAGCAGGGATGACGTCAGTACAGGCGGGAACGGTTACATCCCGATAAGTCTGCAGTACGGGCCCTATACCGCTATCCATGCCAGGGAGGAAAGCATCGCCGGGGGTGATCCGTTGGAAAATTTTACCAACCGTTCCTACCGGGGTAAAACAGTGACTGTAAGGAATACGGCCGATCTTGACCTTGTCAGGCAGACACGCCACAAGATGGGTGACCGGCCGGTGATAGTAGTTATGAATATGTCTAATCCAACCGTTTTCAGCGAAATTGAGCCGCTTGCCGATGCCATTGTTGTTCACTTCGGCGTTCAGGATCAGGTCCTGATGGATATCCTTTCGGGGAAATCTGTGCCACAGGGGCTTCTGCCCCTTCAGATGCCGGCAAATATGCGCACGGTTGAAGAACAGTTTGAGGACGTCCCCCATGATATGGAAGTTTACCGCGACAGCGAAGGAAATTATTACGGTTTTGCCTTTGGAATGGATTGGAACGGACCGATTGCCGATGAACGGACCCTGAGGTATCCGTTAAAATAA
- a CDS encoding elongation factor G, whose protein sequence is MKTYQTDQISNIVVCGNPKSGKTTLVEAMLFEGGVIERRGAVESRNTVSDYNEIEHENENSVFATVLYTEYAEKKINIIDTPGLDDFSGGLITALRPADSALMLINGQHGVEIGTEIQGRHLESHEKPVIVAVNQLDHDKANFEKVVETLKQSYGSKAVIVQYPVSTGEGFNSFIDVVKMKMYNYPADGGNPEISDIPGDQADRAEELRNELIEAAAENDENLMETFFDKGTLDEEEMLRGIKLGISSRNMFPVLCISAKKNMGVGRLLEFIATAAPGPHETAPAVTKDGDQVKCDSSGPASVFVFKTSLEQHIGEINFFKVMSGEITESMDLVNTNNSSKERFSQLLVVAGKTRNKVSKLVAGDIGATVKLKNTKANHTLTAPGKPVEFEPIVYPEPKFRTAIKAKSESDDEKLGEALSRMHDEDPTIVIEYSKELKQIIVYGQGEYHLNILKWHLDNIFKIETDFITPKIPYRETITKTAQATYRHKKQSGGAGQFGEVHMVIEPYAEDMPDPVKYKVDGKEINVSVRGKEEHKLPWGGMLVYFNCIVGGSIDARFMPAILKGIMEKMEEGPLTGSYARDIRVSVYDGKMHPVDSNEISFKLAGRNAFREAFKNAAPRILEPIYDVEVLVPSERMGDVMSDLQGRRAMIEGMTSEKGFEKIKARVPLAEMAKYSTALSSLTNGRATYTMKMAKYETVPGDLQEKLLKAYEAEQEEE, encoded by the coding sequence ATGAAAACATACCAGACCGACCAGATAAGCAACATTGTGGTTTGCGGAAATCCCAAATCAGGGAAAACAACTCTGGTGGAGGCCATGCTTTTTGAAGGAGGAGTAATTGAAAGGAGGGGCGCGGTTGAAAGCAGGAATACTGTCTCAGATTACAACGAGATCGAGCACGAGAACGAGAACTCGGTATTTGCTACAGTATTGTACACTGAGTACGCCGAAAAAAAGATCAATATAATAGATACTCCCGGACTTGATGACTTCAGCGGGGGATTGATTACAGCGCTGCGACCGGCAGATTCGGCCCTGATGCTGATTAACGGGCAGCATGGTGTTGAAATAGGCACCGAGATACAGGGCAGGCACCTCGAATCACATGAAAAACCTGTCATCGTGGCAGTAAACCAGCTGGATCATGACAAGGCCAATTTCGAAAAAGTCGTGGAGACTCTCAAGCAGAGTTACGGCAGCAAGGCGGTAATTGTGCAGTACCCTGTCAGCACCGGCGAAGGGTTCAACTCGTTTATCGATGTTGTTAAGATGAAGATGTACAACTACCCGGCCGATGGCGGCAACCCTGAAATTTCTGATATTCCGGGCGACCAGGCAGACCGTGCCGAAGAGCTCCGCAACGAGCTTATCGAGGCTGCAGCAGAAAATGATGAGAACCTGATGGAGACATTTTTCGACAAGGGTACACTTGACGAGGAGGAGATGCTCAGAGGCATAAAGCTGGGAATCAGCTCACGGAACATGTTTCCTGTTCTCTGCATATCTGCAAAAAAGAACATGGGTGTCGGCAGGCTTCTTGAGTTCATTGCCACCGCTGCTCCCGGCCCGCACGAAACGGCACCCGCCGTTACAAAAGATGGCGACCAGGTGAAATGTGACTCCTCCGGGCCCGCTTCGGTATTCGTGTTCAAGACAAGCCTTGAGCAGCATATCGGCGAGATCAATTTTTTCAAGGTAATGTCGGGCGAGATAACCGAAAGCATGGACCTTGTAAACACCAATAACTCATCAAAGGAGAGGTTCTCTCAGCTGCTTGTTGTTGCAGGCAAGACGCGCAACAAGGTGAGCAAGCTGGTTGCCGGCGACATCGGTGCAACAGTAAAGCTTAAGAATACCAAGGCAAACCATACCCTAACCGCTCCCGGCAAACCGGTCGAGTTTGAGCCCATCGTCTACCCCGAGCCCAAATTCCGGACCGCCATCAAGGCAAAGAGCGAATCGGACGACGAAAAGCTGGGCGAAGCCCTTTCAAGAATGCACGACGAGGATCCCACCATCGTGATTGAGTACTCCAAGGAACTGAAGCAGATAATTGTATACGGTCAGGGCGAGTATCACCTCAACATCCTGAAATGGCACCTTGACAACATCTTCAAGATAGAGACCGATTTCATTACCCCGAAGATCCCCTACCGCGAAACCATAACCAAAACAGCCCAGGCTACCTACCGTCACAAGAAGCAGTCGGGTGGCGCCGGACAGTTCGGCGAGGTGCATATGGTGATCGAGCCATATGCCGAGGATATGCCCGACCCTGTCAAGTACAAGGTCGACGGCAAGGAGATTAATGTTTCCGTGAGGGGCAAGGAGGAGCATAAGCTTCCATGGGGAGGCATGCTGGTCTATTTCAACTGCATCGTAGGCGGATCGATCGATGCCCGCTTTATGCCCGCCATACTCAAGGGCATCATGGAAAAGATGGAAGAGGGGCCGCTCACGGGGTCATATGCCCGTGATATCAGGGTGTCTGTTTACGACGGTAAGATGCACCCTGTCGACTCCAACGAGATATCCTTCAAGCTGGCAGGCCGTAACGCCTTCAGGGAGGCCTTCAAAAATGCGGCTCCCCGCATCCTTGAGCCTATCTACGATGTAGAGGTGCTTGTTCCCTCTGAGAGGATGGGTGATGTGATGAGCGACCTGCAGGGCCGCCGTGCCATGATCGAGGGTATGACCAGCGAGAAGGGCTTCGAAAAGATCAAGGCCAGGGTGCCCCTGGCAGAGATGGCCAAATACTCGACGGCTCTGAGCTCACTTACCAACGGCCGCGCCACCTACACCATGAAGATGGCCAAATACGAAACTGTCCCCGGCGACCTCCAGGAGAAGCTGCTCAAAGCCTACGAAGCCGAGCAGGAAGAAGAATAG
- a CDS encoding mechanosensitive ion channel family protein translates to MWAGEESLEFVRRLRKKLKVPFVLLSVFLSLVVPLSFFDHQLRHTGAISHLTSVMVIVFVCWILIQSVHLVKFFLLRRFDLEKKDNLQARKIYTQFRVLENIVIFLIVLVGVSLVLMSFDSIRKIGVSLIASAGVAGIIIGFAAQRAIGTILAGIQIAISQPIRLDDVVIVENEWGRIEEINLTYVVVAIWDKRRLVLPTTYFIETPFQNWTRTTAEILGTVFIYADYTLPVDAVREELDRILEGNPLWDGKVKVVQVTNATERTVEIRALVSAVDSGTAWDLRVQVREKLLAFLQEKYPQCLPKARVLLDPEKADDNAASGAGV, encoded by the coding sequence ATGTGGGCAGGGGAAGAGAGCCTGGAATTCGTCAGGCGTTTAAGAAAGAAGCTCAAAGTACCCTTTGTACTGTTATCGGTTTTCCTTTCCCTTGTAGTGCCTCTCTCCTTCTTCGACCATCAGTTGAGGCACACCGGAGCAATAAGTCACCTTACATCGGTAATGGTTATCGTTTTTGTGTGCTGGATACTCATCCAGTCGGTACACCTGGTTAAATTTTTCCTGTTGCGCAGGTTTGATCTTGAAAAGAAGGATAACCTGCAGGCAAGGAAGATATACACCCAGTTCAGGGTACTCGAGAATATAGTGATCTTCCTGATTGTGCTGGTGGGCGTCTCCCTGGTGCTGATGTCTTTCGACAGTATAAGGAAGATAGGTGTAAGCCTCATAGCATCGGCCGGAGTGGCCGGTATAATAATAGGCTTCGCGGCGCAAAGGGCCATCGGGACGATACTGGCAGGCATCCAGATTGCAATCAGCCAGCCTATCAGACTTGACGATGTGGTGATAGTCGAGAACGAGTGGGGAAGGATAGAGGAGATCAACCTCACCTATGTTGTTGTAGCAATATGGGATAAGCGCCGGCTGGTTTTGCCGACAACCTATTTTATTGAAACGCCGTTCCAGAACTGGACACGCACCACTGCTGAGATCCTGGGTACGGTATTTATCTATGCAGATTACACCCTGCCTGTCGATGCCGTGCGTGAAGAACTTGACAGAATTCTGGAAGGGAACCCGCTTTGGGACGGCAAGGTGAAGGTGGTACAGGTGACCAACGCAACCGAAAGGACTGTGGAGATCAGGGCGCTGGTAAGTGCAGTCGATTCGGGTACTGCATGGGACCTGAGGGTGCAGGTACGTGAAAAACTGCTTGCTTTCCTGCAGGAGAAGTATCCGCAATGCCTGCCAAAGGCCAGGGTCCTGCTCGACCCGGAGAAGGCGGACGACAATGCCGCTTCAGGGGCCGGAGTTTGA